TAAAACTCCTCAGAAATATTCTCTCATGAACTCACAGGCAGAcaaattattgaatatttagAAGCGCTATAGCAACCGGatccaaaaacatgaaaacaaacactaataagataaaataattaagtCATTACAGACGCAGAGAATTAAAAACCGCTGTGCAAAAAAACGTTTTGTTGGTGATCTAAAATGTTCAGGTGAAATTAATTAGTTTTTAAGGTctactgaaaaataattattatttcgGATGACTTACCTACTATACATAAACAAATCTCGTTCCCCAACATTTTCCTCAACTCTTTCACCCAGTTCTTCAcctgcagaaacagaaacaaacgaGAGAAATTAGACTTTTATgaacaaatattcatttatttgtagagTTTATTTGATGCAAATTAACATAATGCACCTTCAGCCTGTTAAaaacaagctgtagtaactgatgttttaaatatagaaattaTAGATGTTTCCAGCTCCTGTTCCCTAGTTAGGCTTTtagtaaagaataaataaatatcaaggttacatacaATAATGCACATACACTAACAATTATTataaaaagatgagaaaaaggtaaatatttacatcaaaattaccacacaaaaaagacacaaatatcaaCTTACAACACTCAGCTATAAGACGAtagttaaaaatgctcacatctctGATTTTGCGTCAGTCAACCGcgaacatttttgttaaaaatcttacTGTCTCGTGTTCGTTGTACTGCAGTTTTGGTACCTGCGGGTACCCTGAGTACACGTCTAATACAAACCCTACTTTCTGTGTAATAGCAGCGCTGCATCGGACCGGTTTAAGCTGCCGAAAAACGGAGTCGTTACCTTCTGAAAGGAGTCTTCGTCTGTAATGTCGTACACTAGAATGGCTCCATTGGAGTCTCTGTAGTAGATGGGACCTAACGCATGAAAACGCTCCTGACCTGCTGTGTCCTGCAAACACCAACAATAACgttaatatttttactttacgtTGGCGGCATGAGACATGAAGAGAGACTCTCACCCAAATGGCCAAGTTCACTCTCTTTCCTGTGATGTTGAGCTTCTTTGTGAGGAAGGACGcctgcagaggaagaggaggagacttCAATTATCGTCATCGGgtttaaataattacaataaaatcagGATAAATGAGAAATGGAATCAAAATATTTGGATTATATGTTTGAAGTCCAAGTTAAGTCCTTAAATTcatcagaatcagctttattggccaaGAAAGTGAACACATATAaggaaaatatacatatatatactgcACATTTATACAGAGAGCACTCAGCCCGAAATTACAATTATTACGTGTTTCGATAAGCCTTTAGGGCCTGATTTAACCTTTTAACGCCCGGTAGACATCGTTGTTCTGTGTTCAGAAGTCTTACACGAGCATGTAAACCCccgaaatctgagaaaattgg
The sequence above is a segment of the Plectropomus leopardus isolate mb unplaced genomic scaffold, YSFRI_Pleo_2.0 unplaced_scaffold26094, whole genome shotgun sequence genome. Coding sequences within it:
- the rab21 gene encoding ras-related protein Rab-21; translation: SPPLPLQASFLTKKLNITGKRVNLAIWDTAGQERFHALGPIYYRDSNGAILVYDITDEDSFQKVKNWVKELRKMLGNEICLCIVGNKIDLDKDRHVSVEEAESYAESVGAKHYHTSAKLNKGIEELFLDLCK